A stretch of DNA from Manis pentadactyla isolate mManPen7 chromosome 19, mManPen7.hap1, whole genome shotgun sequence:
CTTGTTCCAAGGCCCCACGGGCTGGCTAGCACTGACCGCTCCTGATGTGGCCTCTCTCTGCTCCTCCAGCTATGATGGGTTCCCAGAGCTACGGGCTGAGCTGTTTGAGTCTCCCCGAGAGCAGCCTGgggctctgcctgtgccaggccccTCCCGTAGTGCCCCCAGCAGTCCTGCCCCTCGCCGTACCCAACAGGTAACCGGCAGGTGGGCCCCAGAGGCACCTGGCTCAGGCTGAGGGCTGCTGCTTCTGTGAAGTGGGTGTATAGTACCTCCCCCATACAGTTGGAAGGAAGTTTAAATATGCCCGACACACAAGACATTAGCAATTGTTCCCACTGTCACCACCATGGTCTTCATCTTCTGAGTGCTCTGGGAAGCCAGTGGCTTGCTGCCTCTCCCAGGGCACCTACCCACACTCAAGGGCTACATGTTTCCGCCTGGGCTTCAAGGCTGAAGCCTGCAGGCTGCGTGTGCAGCAGGGGGTGGAGCACAGGCCCTTCCTCGGGGAGGGTACCGCTGCCCATGCCTTTTAAGACCGGCCCTTCCCTGCTATTGTGTCCCCTGCCCCTCCAAGGAGATGAAGGTTGCACAGCGGATGGCGCAGAAGTCAGCAGCTGTGCCTGAGCTGTGGGCCCAGTGCCTGCTGGGGCACTGCTACGGGCTCTGGTTCCTGTGTCTGCCTGCCTACGTGCGGTCTGCATCTTCCCGGGTGCGGGCACTGCACACAGCCTACCATGTGCTGCGCCAGATGGAGAGCCGCAAGGTGGTGCTGCCTGATGAGGTGGGCACCCATGCCAGTTCCAGGAGGCCTGAGAGGGACACTTGGTGGAGATGGGGGAAGGCAGATGGGGAGCACAAGACAAGCCCTGGAGCTGGGCAGGTGCTCTGTGACATTCACTAAAGGAAATGTTTGTAGTATGGCAGTGGAGACTGGAGGGTGGTGGGGTCCCCAGGAAGGGTGAGTGGCTCTGCAGCAGCCTCAGGAACTGCCAGGGGCCAGTGAAGCCTGTGAGAATTGGGGAGGCTGGACAAGGGTGCTTGCTGAGACTTGAGGACTTGGGCCGGGAGTGAGTCCCCTCTCATCCTGCACCTCTCCTGGCTCAGGTGTGCTACCGCGTGCTGATGCAGCTCTGCTCACATTACGGGCAGCCTGTGCTATCTGTGCGGGTCATGCTGGAGATGCGGCGGGCGGGCATCGTGCCCAACACCATCACCTATGGCTACTACAACAAGGTGCCTGATTTGGGGTGGGGCCAGGAGGCAGCCTGTGTGTGTGGGAAGGGCACTGCTCGCTGACACCTGCTGCTCTCCCCTCTCCATGGAGATGGGGTCTGTATACACCATGTCATTCACTGTGCTTCTCTAGCGCCTTAGCACCTATAGAAAATTTTCTCATATTTGGCTGCTTTGATTCTCACAGCAGCCCTGACAAGGAGGTGGGGCAAGTACTGCTACCTGCCAACAATCGCCGGTCACGTTAGCCAaaagccaggcactgttccaaatACATTACACATTTTAGAGCATTTATCTTCTCTCCAGCCCCGTGGGGTGGAAGGATTACCATCCCTGCCTTCCAGGTGAagtggtgaggatgcagagagtcAGTAACTTGTCTAAGGTTGCGTAGTAAGTTAGGGAGTTAGGAGCACAGGCATAGGGATGTGAATCAGGCCCTTAACCATAATACTAAACTGCCTCATATTTTTTAGATGAGCAAACTAATGACCAAAAAAGTGAAATGACTTCTTCAAAGCCACATAGTTTATAAGTAGCAGAGTCTGGATACAAACTGTCTCCACTGCTTCTGGCTTCCTCAGACCCCATAGAGGTAGTTGCTGACAGCTGCTGCTTTGGGGCTCTTGTTCCTGGCTAAGTCGTTGGCAGGACATCGGGGCGGGGGAACGGTGGTCCCTGGGGCTCCAGGACAGGCAGTGGGTGTCAGGCTGTGGTCAGGGGGTGGAAGGAGGCCATCTTGATGGGCACTATGCTTGGCAGGCTGTGCTAGAAAGCAAGTGGCCATCTGGTACACCCGGGGGACGCCTGCGCTGGACCAAGCTGCGGAACGTTGTCCTGGGGGCTGCTCAGTTCCGCCAGCCCTTGAGAGAACGGCGGCAACAGCAGCAGCAGGTGGCCCGAGAGGCAGGCAGCTCCCAGACaggtgggtggggatgggtggCGTGGGCTTGGGGATGGAGTCACCAGGTGCAGGCAGGGAGGCGTGGGGAGCTGGGGGGACCTAGTAGTTGGCATTGTTCTGGGGGTGGATAAACCACACTTGGCTGGTAACCAAAGAGATGAAGTCCTACTAGGAGGAAGCCTGCAAACGCAGGGCTAGGCAAAGAGCTCGTCTTGGAGAAGGGGGCTGGGCTTCCAGCTGGCTGCCTTTCAGCCCCCTCCCTGCCTTTTACAGAGCCCTCTCTGGAGCGCCCTTCCCCTTCCCGCCCCCTTCAGCGCCAGACGACTTGGGCTGGGCGAAGCCTGCGGGACCCAGCCTCACCCATGGGGCGCCTGGTGAAGAGCGGCAGCCTGGGCAGTGCCCGGGGAGCACAGCCCACTGTGGAGGCCGGCGTGGCCCACAGTGAGTGCGCCCCCCAAACCCCCAGCTTTCATAACCACCTGCCAGAGAGAGGGGAAACTAGGGCTGGGGTGGCCGCTGGTCCTCTGTGGTGGGCGCCCTAGACTCTGAGGGAATCTCACCCAGAACGCTGTCATGGGAGGGGTTGTGGTACCAGAGTCTGCGCGGCCAGGATTGTGGTTGCTCGGTTCCTGGAGGAGGGGCTAGGCCCCACCTTCCCCCATGTTCTTTGCCTGCAGTGATAGAGGCCTTGGGGGTGCTGGAGCTGCGGGGATCCCCCGTGCCCTGGCGTGatggaagcctctcagacttgAGCCTGATGGGGGAGGAGCCGGCACCTGAAGGCAGCCCGGGGGACTCGGGCTCAGCCCTGAGTACCCAGTCCACTGAAACGCTGGAAGGGCTAAGTGGGCGGGTGCCCAAGGCTGGTGGGCATCAGGATGAGGTCAGCACCCCCCGACGAGGGCTGGGTGCCCGCCTCCAACAGCTGCTCACTCCTTCCCGTCGCTCCCCTGCCTCTCGTGTTCCCCAAACCGAGCTGCCCTCCGAGCTGCCTCACCCGGCCCACCGCAGCCCCATGGACAGCCTTCTGCGCCCCCGCGAGCGCCCTGGATCCACGGCCTCGGAGGTAGCCAGCAAGGGAAGGGGACAGTCATTCTAGCACCAGGAAGCTGGCGAGGGGCTGCTAGCAGGGAGAGGGCCTGCGGGGCGGCTGAAGCTAGCATCCTGGGAAAGAGCGCACGGTTGGCTGACCATGCTTTCTCATGTAATGGCAGAGCTCAGCCTCTCTGGGCAGTGAGTGGGACCTCTCAGAATCTTCTCTCAGTAGCCTGAGCCTTCGCCGTTCCTCAGAGCGCCTCACTGACACCCCTGGATCCTTCCTGCCGCCTTCCCTAGAAGTGAGGATAACCCCACGCACACATGTGcttgaacacacacacatcctccaCACCCATTCACTGTCCCAGGGGggtgctggggaggaggggggagggctTAGGAAGGCGCCCGCAGGCCTGGCAGGGCCCACCTCTCAGGCCTTCTTGCCTACAGATTCTGCTGTCTAGCTGCTCCCTGTGCCGTGCCTGTGACTCGCTGGTGTATGATGAGGAGATCATGGCTGGCTGGGCACCTGATGACTCCAACCTCAACACAACCTGCCCCTTCTGCGCCTGCCCTTTTGTGCCCCTGCTCAGTGTCCAGACCCTTGATTCCCGACCCAGGTGCCCCAAAATGGGCCAAGTGCTGTGGGTGGGACAGGGAAGTGGAGGTCCGAGGGTTGACCCTTCCTGCTGTCCCCCTACAGCATCCCCAGCCCCAAGCCTGCCTTTGCTGATGCCAGTCGCAGCAGAGATGCTCCTGTCCCTGGGGGCCCAGGCCCTGTACTCAGTGACCGCAGGCTCTGCCTTGCTTTGGAAGAGCCCCAGCTCTGCAATGGGCACATGGGGGTAAGGGCTGGGACAAAAAGGGCATGAAGAATAATGTGGGGGATGTTGTGCTACCCTGTGGTGGGGGCCCCCAGTGGTGCTGGGGAGATGGGCACCGAGAGGGCCAGGGGCATCCCAGAAGCTCAGGGGAAGCATGGCTCTGAGGATGGGGCCATGGTACATGCCCTCCACTGCCCTCCCCCTTTGTGCCTCACAGGGTGCCTCCCGGCAGGTTGAGGGTGGGGCGTGGGCATACCTGAGCCCCCTGGTGCTACGTAAGGAGCTGGAGTCGCTGGTAGAGAACGAGGGCAGTGAGGTGCTGGCGTTGCCTGAACTGCCTGCTGCCCACCCCATCATCTTCTGGAATCTACTTTGGTATTTCCAGCGGCTGCGCCTGCCCAGTATTCTGCCATGCCTGGTGCTGGCCTCCTGCAATGGGCCCCCACCCCCCCAGGTCAGTGTCCTCATGTGGTCTCTGCTTCCTGAGTGTGTCCCTTCTcatctcctctctctgtctctcaggcCTGTGTCCTTGACCCTGCAGAGagagcacaggctttggagtcaggggTACACGGAGTGACTCCTGGCCTTTCACCTCCCTACTCTGagcctcctctgtaaaatggcatGAGTGCtcacctcacagggctgttgcTAGACCTGGTACCTAGACAAGGAGTCATTaatgtttgtcttttcattccatCAGTATTTATTCAGCACCTTTTAGGTTCAAAGCACTGTTTTTAGGAGCTAGGAACGTGGCATATTACGAAACAAAGTCCTTGCTCTCAAAGAGGTTGCAGTCTCATGGAGGATGAGAGTTCCTTCTGCTCTTCTCTTTGGCTATATCCTCCACCTTCTGGAACATCTCCTGACAATTTCCTGCGCCCTGCCTCCCGTTCCATGAGCTTGTCTCCTCTGTCTTGCCTCCTGCAGACCCCATCTCCTTGGCTAACACCTGATCCAGCATCTGTGCAGgtgcggctgctgtgggatgTCCTGACCCCCGACCCCAACAGCTGCCCACCTCTCTATGTGCTCTGGAGGGTCCACAGTGAGTCTGGCatttggccttgggtgggaagggGTGGGCCCCCTGCCCAGAGGGCTCAATAATCCTAGCTACCTTCCTTTCTCCTACCCAGGCCAGATTCCCCAGCGAGTGGTATGGCCAGGCCCAGTACCTGCATCCCTTAGCCTGGCGTTGCTGGAGTCGGTGCTTCGCCATGTAGGTCTCAACGAGGTGCACAAGGCTGTAGGGCTCCTGCTGGAAACTCTGGGGCCCCCTCCCTCTGGCCTGCACCTACAGAGGTACAGTGTTCCCATCTGGGAGGTCTGTGGCTTGGCCTAGACTCTGCACTCCCTCACTCATGCCCTTCTGTCTCCACTCCAGGGGCATCTACCGGGAGATCTTATTCCTGACAATGGCTGCTCTGGGCAGGGACCACGTGGACATAGGTGAGGGAGCAGGCAGAAGGCTGAGGAGTTTAGGGATCTGAGCCCAGGTGTGCAGGGTTGGAATCCTAATATACTGACCTACCTCCACCCTCTTTCCCAGTGGCCTTCGACAAGAAGTACAAGTCGGCTTTTAACAAGCTGGCCAGCAGCATGGGCAAGGAAGAACTGAGGCAGCGGCGGGCACAGATGCCCACCCCAAAGGCCATTGATTGCCGGAAATGTTTTGGAGAACCACTGGAATGCTAGAAACCCTTAGCTTCCCTCTCTAGCCTGAGGTGGGGAGGTGAGGGAGAAAGGATTTTACCAATAACCTGCTTCCCTGTTCCTTTCAGAGAGAGCTTGAGCACAGGCCGCGAGGCATGCTCAGCCACAGGCTCCAAGTCGGGGCCGGAAGAGGGGCCTGCTGGTACCAAATGTCTCACATCCCCTCTCTCCAACCTGCCCACTCTGCTCCTGCTGTTGGAGGAGGCCTGGAGGAGTTGGCACAGCTCTGTTCCTCCCCATCCCATATCAGACGCTCCCCTCCAGGGTACCCACAGATCTGCACTGCCCTGGTCATTTtataagtttttgttttaaaaaacaactggAAAGACACAGAGCTACTGAACCTTTGCcctgaaagggagggagagatgtCAGTCCCCACCGAAGATGGTCCCTTTTCCCTGGAATTGCTGAAGGAGCTCAAGGCTCTCCATGCTTTTCCACCTTAGTGTTTGTATTTCATTATGTTATTTATTCTGGAGCCACAGCCCCCTTGCTTATGAGGTTCTTATGGACggtgagaaagagaagggaaatggGGCACTGAGGTCCAGTGGTTTGTAGCTTCTTAAAAGTGAGGAGATGTCCACTCCACCTTGGGGAATGCCTCACCCAGCCAGGGCTCTGACTGTGCAATACAGATTGCTCTTTGCAAATTTTTGTTGGATGTAAATATAATAAACGctgcttctgtctttttctttctgcctcctGGTCCCTGGGTCCGGGATAGTGGGGGAGGGGtacttctctctcccctccctgttGCACATCCTTCTTTCCCCTGTCCCATCCCTTGCAGCCTTCAGGCACACCCTGCTTTCCCTGACCAGGTCTGCTACTGGTCTCTTGGGGCACAGGGAGTTCTCGGAGCAGGAGAGGGGTGAATCTGGTGCTGGCTATGGTGGTGCCAGTCTGTGTGGCACTTCCGGCCCTCCCGCACAATCACCCCCTTGTCCCTCATCTGTACCCCACACAAAGGCTCCATTCTCTGGGGGCCCtgagctcatctctgccttcttTCCTCTCCTCCAGCGTCCCCCTCCTAACTTCTCCAGTACCTCCACAGGGATGACAACCCTCTCCCCAGTAGTTGGTGTTGGCAGCCCTCATGTGTCCTGGGAGCCCTGGCATTCATCCTAGGCCTCCTTAGTTGTTCTAGTTGCAGGCAGTATCTTCATTCAGGGTCTCCACCTAGGGATAGCCCCAGGAAAATAGGAGCAGGGATTAAGGGGCTCACTGTATGTTGGGCATAGGGGAGACAGGAATCATTTTTCTAATCCCTTTGGCCCACTTGACgttctccctttctttccttttcctgaatAATGAAATAAACACAGGAAACAACAGAGCTGCAAAACCAATTACTAAAGGGAATTAACCAACAAAACAAATGCCTTGGGGAAGGAGAGCAGGAGTGTCAATGGAGGAAGTAACTTACCTGAGCCTTCAGTGCAAATTCCTGGGGGTGGAGGTGAGTGGTTGAAGAGAAAAGTACTACTTCTGAATTCTGGGACTTTCAAGCCACAGGACCATCCTGTTTAAGCATGGTAGGATGCTTTTCCAGGGTCCTAAACTACAGGTGGGAAACAGAGGCTTAGGAAGTGCCATCTGTTTTGCCAGGGACTAGGAGATGCCTTTTTCAGAGGGGAAGCCTTATGTCATCTCAGGTTCTGATTGGACCTCACACCACAGAATCAATCTCTCCCTGTGTCATCTCCAGGGACCTCTGGAAGAGAACAACTGCCTTCCTGAAATCATGTTTCTGTTGAGGAAAATCTGCCCAGCAATATGCTAAACTGTCTGGCATTATAGAGGGCATTTTAGGGCTCACTCCCTACCCTAATAAAGCATACCATCTTACTGGTCTGGAGGGCCCCTTGGTTCACAAACAGTAAAGATAATCACCCCGGCCTCTCAGCTTATGCTTCTTATCTTGGGGCTTTCTTCTAGAGTTCTACGCTCAGATGGGTAGAACTATGGAATTCTTGAACCATGAGAATATTTGGGAATTCCAAACAGCAGAGTACTCACCAATGGAATACGACATCTGTCTGTCTTATAGCCTAGGGAGCTGTAGGAGGGAGAAGGATCTGCCCAAATTACCTGACCCAATCTATCTTCCCAGACTTTAGAGTGCATATGCTCAAGTATGACAAATTTTAGTTAAATCTTGCCTCTAATTTTATTATACCAGACAAGTTACTGCTGTGCCTCAATGTTCCCTCATCTAAAAATTGAAGAGGTTATTTAAAGATTAATTGAATAATCCATAGAAAGTGCTAagcatgctcaataaatgtcagcttcaaaaagaaaatgaacaaacaggTATAGCCTGCATAGGGTAAAGATCATGGCCACTACAACACTGGCCTCACTTACTTGTCTTCCTTGGAGCTTGAGCCTCCAGACTGAAAGGCCACCTGTACAGCATGATTTTAATTCGTTTAAATTCTCAGGCCTCACTAGTTTCTTCCTTGGGCTGGTATCTTCCACCACTGTATTTCTCGTGTCTCCTTGACAGCTGGTGAAGAATGGCCcttcaggcagcagagaaggtgtTGAACTGATAATGGACAAAGCAGCAGGTTAGGGATAGACTGTACCTTCCATGAAGGGAGTGACTTTGTCTCATTTACTGCTATATCCCCAGCACATAGAAGAGTGCCTTATAATGTAATAGGTCCTCTATTATGTGTGCTAAGCAAATGAGtcaatgaaaacattaaaacgAGGGGGTTAGCAGAGAAATACTTTCCAGTGCACTACATATTAGGTACTACAGGTAGCATACCAACAGAAGCTGAATTTAGACTAAGGGTGAAATTGTTGGAAAAGCAAGGAAAACTCTAATAGTTAATGTTTAATCAAGTACTTACTACATTGTTGGCACTGTCCTGAACATTTTAAATGTGCTATTTTATGATCCTCACAATTGCCCTGTGAGTTAGGTACTCTTAccagttattcccattttataggtatgGAAACAAGGGCctagaggttaagtaacttgctcccAAAGCACACGCCTGGTAAGGGGAAGAGCCAAGATCCAAActcaggcagtctgactccagagactCTGCTCTTTACCTGGACATTATAACAGAATGGAACAGAAGATTTTTTACCCACTTAAAATAAGAATTGGGGCATGcttctgcgtgtgtgtgtgtgtgttcagggtCTACCCATCTATTTATGTGGCCCACGTCCTTCATTAGGTTCATTTCCATTGCACAGCAAAACTTCTAAATGATTTGAAAAACACATTATAGTGCTTCTGGAAGCAGTATTTCTGagtctgcttagtaattagctgtttaGCCTTTGCAAGTTCCTTAAACTCTCTAGTCTATTTCTTGACCTACCAGGGTTCAgattgcagctctgccacttaccatgTGTaactgggcaagtcacttgatctgtacctgtttcctcatctgtaaaatggtgataacaaTACCTATCCCACGGAgttatgagaaataaaataatacacgTAAAGCTCTTACAAGAAAAAGATAAAGCATGTATGTCACGGTGCCTTGTACAGTCTCTCCGAAAATGTTATTATTCCCTCAACACACGGACTCTTGTGATACTCGGTCCCTATCCTCAAGGTGCTCAAGAACAGTACTTGTAAATGCTCGAGAAACCACTAAGAGAGTAGGTGGGCCTACCTGCCTCTGGAGGTAGGGTGGCTAAGCAAGAGTTAGGCCTTGAGTTGATAAAGTGATGTGGGTCGGGTGGGAGGCTGCTTCCCTCACTGTGAACCTAACCAGAACAGGAGATCTTGAGAGAAGGACCTGCTGGGGCTCTGCACAAGTAATTTCTCAGAAGTTTGACTAGCTGCCTGCTTTCTACTGCCGTGGTTTAGTCATGACAGGTCCGCGCTGAGGTACAAAAATCAGGCAGCTCAAGGCCTTTGGCAGACGgagacaggccacgcccagatAGACAGTAAGGCCCGAGCGCCTAAAGCTACTTTTATAGTGAAATTTCTGGATTCTGTCACGATGAACCACTACCCAAAGCAGAGCCCAGCGCCGTTCGCCAGTCTCCATCTTTAGAATTGGAAGAATGAGAACTGGCCAAATGGGAATCTCGGTTTTGGGACATTGGGGTACGGCGGCTGCCTGGGGACCTAAACGTCTCTAAGGTAAAGTTGCAGCCTGAAGCAATTTTTTGACCCCCGACACTTAATGGGCTGCCAAAGACCCGGATGTGTCTGGGACTGGCCGAGGTACCCATTAACGCGCCCCCGCTAGACCATCCCCCTCCTCTGTTTAGGACTGGGTTTTAACTACGCCAATCATCACTTCTCCAGCCACTCAGTCCTCAAGGGTGGGGTGTAGTCCCGGCATCCCGTCTCCTATTGGTATGGCCAAGAAGAAGAGGGCGGGGAGGCCGGCTTAGGTCGCCCAATGGGCGTCGTGGCGTGTGGGAAAGGCGGAGCCGAGGCGCTTGGCAGCTGCCCAATCAGCGTCCTTGTTTGTGTGGTGCCGCCGCCGCCggtgcagccgccgccgccgccgccgctgcccccGTCTGTACCGCAGTGTCTGCTCCGCCCGCCCGCCCCGGTCCGgcccgccccctcccccactcccgccCCCAGTCCCGTCAGCGGGGTCCGGAACCACTGTGCCGTCGCCTCTTCCTTTTTTGACGCCTCCGCCGCCGCCTGAGGAGGCAAGCTAGCCGGGAGTTACACCGCCACCGCCAGGTGAGGAGCTTTGGCCTAGGCCAGCCtggccgcccgcccgcccgggGGCGGTGAGGagcgaggaagggagggaggctgggaggaggcGGTGGTGGCGGAGATGGGGGAAGGGAAAGGTGGAGGGGCGGGGGGAGGGGAAGCGCCCGCGAGCCGACGCCCGCCCGCGCGCCCCCGCCTTGcgtccccctccccccaccccggcACCGCGCGCCCCCGCCTCGCGCTCCCCCTTCACCTCATCCCCTCCCCGCGCTCCGCGCGCGCGTCCCGGTCTTTCACTTCGGCCTCGCGCGCCCCCAGCTCGTGTCCCttcatttcttctccttttactctttctctcctccctcgCGCCCCGTTTCCCCCGCCATCCCCGCTTTCACTCACTGCCTCCTGCCCGCCATGctcccctcctttcctctctaGCGCCCCCCCCACTTTTCACTCTCTCCACCCCCAGTGGTGCCCTCAGGGTGCGGGGGCCGCTCCCAGCTCTCGGTCTAGTATTTGCTGGCGGTTGGGACAAATAGAGGATCTTTAAAGGTGAAGGAAGCGCGGGATAATTATCTTTATTTGGGTAAGGGGATCAGGAGCTCAGAACCTTACCCCTTTATTTCGTCGTTCACCGTTCCGTCGCCCTCCCGTAGGAAGGGAATTGTCTCAGCCCGTGTGAGTACTTCTACAGCGATTAAAGCACCCCTTTCCTCAGCTGGGCTTTTGGGACACACTGGGTCTCTATCCCAGTCAGTGCCTGAGGGTCGATGGAGCTAGAACTTACCCTTCCCTAACCAAAGCGGGACTTAGAGTACTTTTTGCCTTCCGGCTTTCAATTACACTGAGGAGCTAATCAATCACTCCTGGGAGTTCAGAGGTTTGGGTATCATCATTCGCCGGCCCGGGACAGCGTTCCCCCTTCACAAAGGTATAGTAGCCTCTGGGCTCTGCCCCAGCATCAACTTTCCTCCAAACACAGAATGTTAGATCGTAGGGCTGACACAGAGGTAGAAACGGACGCATTGACGGTGGGTGGGTGGCATGTGGATGCCAACCGAGCTATCATCAGCCTTTTCGTCTGCTGTCATCTCGAGAATCAGGTAGCCTTCCTAGgatcagttttctcatttctgataaatGATTATTTGGAgggcttttgtgtgtgtgagagagagctgGGAGATACTTGTTTCAGCAAAGGAAAAGAGCAGTGCTTCCAGGCCATACAGCATCAGAGAGGTTTGAATCCACAGCTGGATGTAAAAGCAGGTTTACAGTTGCTCTGTTGGAGAAGAGCTGATGTTCTGgagtttttgaaacatttttcgTTCTAAACGTTTATTTTTTGAATAGACAGTGCTTACATGTGATGTAAAGTGAAAAGAATTTCCCCTCACCTCTGTCCTCCAGCCATCCAGTCCCTCTCCCGGTGCAGATGACTTCTGATTGTTTACTGGCAGCAGCACAGTATCTGTATATTGGTTGTCTGTATGCTGAGGATTAACCTATTTGGGAGTTTGGTGATAACTTTATTGCTCTTTCTTTGATACACTGACCTAAAAACTTCCTTGAAGTCTGATGACCACTTGGATTCATATTTTTGGTGCTAGAGCAGTCTTGATACAGTATTGTTCTAGAGTAGCATTTCTTTTGGTACTTGGTTGGGAAGGAGGCTACTCTGGAGCTGCTAAAGGGCTTGGTATACTTGAGGGAAGGCCCACACCTGTTGGGAATAGTGCTTTATTTGTGACTAATATCTAGTCTTTGTTTTGGGATGGGCCAGGTCAAGAAGTCTTCCTTGGGCTTTTTAAGTGGAGAGGTTGTATGAATCATGAACTAAGGGGAGTACTGATTTGGTAGTGCTTTCTGCCATTTTTAGAAGAATATAGTTTTTAGTCTAGTGGCAGTGATAGTCATCATAGTAAGGAAAGAAGCAGGTAAGTATTAATCAGGAATCAGAAGGCAGGACCTGTAGCCTGAGTGACCTAGTTTGAGAAGAGGTGAGGCTTATGCACTTTTGTCCTGCCTTTTCCTTACTTGAGAACACTTTCGATGAGGTGAGAGTGATttgtagttgacaacagcatccATCTTTATGACACTGTGGTTTGTCTCTTCTGACTGTGTGATGTGATGTCTGTTAACTTCCTGTTTAGAGGCATTTCGAATAGGGTCTGAATAGAGGATGCCGTTCAAGTACTAATCTAGGAAGGTTAACCAGGTTCCCTGATCACCCTTCAAATCTAAGTTCGGGCAGTAACTTTTACTGCTGTGTTTAGCATACGGCCACAGGGTGATGGGGGAGATGTGAGAAATTTGTTCGGAACCTCATAGACTTAAAGTTCATTCAAAAGTTTGTGTGCTGCTTGCCTCCCTTTTTTTGGGCAAATGTCTCCCATGACCACcaccccttttttaaaaaactggttgGCCCTGGCCAGAATTCCAGGTTAGCTTTTGGTTTGAGAGTAACAGTGTAGAAGAAGAATCTGTGTGTCAGTAATAGTATCTTAATCATATGCTGGGACCTCTGGACATCCTGGTTTTaagcagttatgttctgtgttaACCAGGCCTCTTGTTCCAATTTACAGATGATGCTTTCCTTACCTCCCTGCACCTACCAAGCTGGAGGTGCTTGTGTGAGGGACAGCAGCTATGCTGTCCTGCTTTCTAGACTGCAGAGTATTCCATGTTAGCTATCCCATTGGGAGT
This window harbors:
- the DENND4B gene encoding DENN domain-containing protein 4B isoform X5; its protein translation is MAEERPPRLVDYFVIAGLAGNGAPIPEETWVPEPSGPLRPPRPAEPITDVAIVARALGEEVPQGYTCIQASVGGHPLELSAGLLGGTQPVICYRRGRDKPPLVELGVLYEGKEHLKPGFQVLDTTPYSHSANLAPPGPGHPRTYLTYRRAAEGAGLHALGITDLCLVLPSKGEGTPHTYCRLRRNLNPGMWGPAVYLCYKVGLAKANTLVYEAELLGRYPEEDNDAFPLPESVPVFCLPTGATVECWPAQTKYPVPVFSTFVLTGAAGDKVYGAALQFYEAFPKARLSERQARALGLLSAVERGRALGGRAVRSRRAIAVLSRWPAFQAFRAFLTFLYRYSVSGPHRLPLEAHISHFLHSVPFPSPQRPRILVQMSPYDNLLLCQPVSSPLPLSGASFLQLLQSLGPELAIILLLAVLTEHKLLVHSLRPDLLTSVCEALVSMIFPLHWQCPYIPLCPLVLADVLSAPVPFIVGIHSSYFDLHDPPADVICVDLDTNTLFQIEEKKPLSTRTLPRRPYKVLLATLTNLYQQLDQRLRQAMWVPVLTLRLPWLPAYTGPEEEASLEFLLTDYEAVCGRRARLEREVQGAFLRFMACLLKGYRDFLRPLTQAPSEGARDVDNLFFLQGFLKSRERSSHKLYSQLLRTQMFSQFIEECSFGSARHAALEFFDSCVDKVHPEQEKPEPTPLVELEELSGSELTVFITPPEEPPVPEGSESTPQYCYDGFPELRAELFESPREQPGALPVPGPSRSAPSSPAPRRTQQEMKVAQRMAQKSAAVPELWAQCLLGHCYGLWFLCLPAYVRSASSRVRALHTAYHVLRQMESRKVVLPDEVCYRVLMQLCSHYGQPVLSVRVMLEMRRAGIVPNTITYGYYNKAVLESKWPSGTPGGRLRWTKLRNVVLGAAQFRQPLRERRQQQQQVAREAGSSQTEPSLERPSPSRPLQRQTTWAGRSLRDPASPMGRLVKSGSLGSARGAQPTVEAGVAHMIEALGVLELRGSPVPWRDGSLSDLSLMGEEPAPEGSPGDSGSALSTQSTETLEGLSGRVPKAGGHQDEVSTPRRGLGARLQQLLTPSRRSPASRVPQTELPSELPHPAHRSPMDSLLRPRERPGSTASESSASLGSEWDLSESSLSSLSLRRSSERLTDTPGSFLPPSLEILLSSCSLCRACDSLVYDEEIMAGWAPDDSNLNTTCPFCACPFVPLLSVQTLDSRPSIPSPKPAFADASRSRDAPVPGGPGPVLSDRRLCLALEEPQLCNGHMGRLRLPSILPCLVLASCNGPPPPQTPSPWLTPDPASVQVRLLWDVLTPDPNSCPPLYVLWRVHSQIPQRVVWPGPVPASLSLALLESVLRHVGLNEVHKAVGLLLETLGPPPSGLHLQRGIYREILFLTMAALGRDHVDIVAFDKKYKSAFNKLASSMGKEELRQRRAQMPTPKAIDCRKCFGEPLEC